A window of Limosilactobacillus reuteri genomic DNA:
ATGACCTTAATTTGTTCTGTTGCTGGGGTGCTTTTAGCAAAACTACCTTATGTCAACTTGATTGGACCATTGGTTATTGCCTTATTATTAGGTATTGCCATGCAGTTGACTCCTGCTAGCTTGCGTAATGAGGCTCAAGGCGGCATCGGATTTATTTCTAACAAATTTTTACGGCTTGGTATTATTCTTCTTGGTTTCCGCTTAAACCTAGAAAGACTTGCGGCCGCTGGGGTTAAAACTATTTTAGTTGCGGCTATTGGAGTTACTGGCACGATTGTCCTTACTTATTGGCTTAGTCGAAAGTTTGGCGCAGAAGATGAATTAGCTATTCTTTCTGCTTGCGGCTGTGGTATTTGTGGAGCGGCTGCTGTAATGGGGGTTTCACCACAAATTGAAACCGACAACGAGGAGCGCAAACGAGAAAATGAAGTATTAGCTGTTGCTGTTGTTTGTGTAATGGGAACAGTCTTTACTTTAGTTGAAATTGGAATCAAACCATTACTCGGGCTTACTGACCCACAGTTTGGAATTGTTGCCGGTGGTTCATTACATGAAATTGCTCATGCCGTTGCAGCCGGGGGTGCTTTCGGTGAAGCAAGCTTAGATAACGCCCTTATTATGAAACTTTCACGGGTTCTTCTCTTGGCGCCAGTCGCTTTAATTGTTGGTTACTGGTATCAACACCGTCTTGTAGTTGAAAGTGAAGAAGAACATACTAAAGAACCAAAGAAATTACCAATTCCTTGGTTCCTTGGCGGTTTTATTTTAACTAGCGTGTTAGGAACCTTTCTTCCATTCTCACCAGTCTTTCTTGATGCACTTGTTCAAGCAGCCTATATCTTTTTAGGAATGGCAATGGCCGCATTAGGTGTTTCAGTAAACTTTAAAGTTATTTTTAAACGCGGAGGAGCCGTTTTTGGCGCGGCTGCGATTAGCTCAACCTGTTTATTGGTATTTATGATTATTATGAGTAAAATATTCTTCTAATTATTAAAAGCGTTAAATTGAGGATTTATTTTAGTGGCATATCGCCTTTCCTCCAATTTAACGCTTTTTATTTATATTCTTCTATTTAACTGTCTTTCCCAGCTGATAAGCTTCTTCAACGTGTTTAGCCAATTTTTGATTATTCCAAGAATCAGCTGCGAGTACCTCTCCTACTTTGTCCCAACGCATATATTCGAGTAGTTGCTTAAAATATAAGTCAAGTGAAGCAAAGGCATCTTCTTGACCATAGCCACTTACCAAAGTAATAGCTTTCTTTCCGCCATGAAGTTCATGGTTATAGTTGTAGAAACGATCAATCACTGCTTTTAGCGCTGCATTGATCCCATAATAATATAGCGAACTAACTAAGACTACCATGTCTGCCGCTAACAGCTTAGGCATTACTTCATTAGTAATAATATCATTCGGTTCAATCGCAACTTCTTGTCCGGGATAATTGTCTTCCAATTTAATCATCGAAAATTCATCAGTCTGGCGTCCAGCATCAAAGCGATAAACTTCATTTCCTGCTTCAGTAGCGCCCTTAACAAAGGCATCTGCTAATTGCTCAGAAGTTCCTGGATGATGGGGACTTCCTGTTAATACAACAATCTTCATCATGATCCCGCCCTTTCTTACTTAATTATAGTGAGAGTTCGACTAAATTATAAATAGAAACATTGAATATTAATAGATAGCTAAAATGAATTAACGAGGCCAACTAAAGATTTTTAACCAATTTAACTTAGTACGCTCTCGTTTTTGTTCTTCTTTAATGTATGAACGATTCGTAATGAAATGAAAGATACTCATGTCTATTCCTCATAAATATGTTCACTAAGGTAACGCTCGCTTGAATCAGGAAATACCGTGACTAAATTAGCCCCATGTGGCAATTCTTTAGCAACTTCTAAACTTGCCGCAAGCGCAGCCCCACTAGAGCTACCAATAAAGAGGCCGAGATTTTTAGCAACCCAGCGAACATAATAGAATGCATCGTCATCACTAATCGTTTTTACCCCGGTATAATCTAAATCCTTGAAGAATGGCGGAATAAATTCAACGCCAATTCCTTCTGTGCGGTGACTATGAGCTAGACCCCCATTTAAAATCGATCCGGCTGGTTCAACAATATAGCCTTTCAATTCTGGGTAAGCATCTTGGAGCGCCTTTTGAATCCCCGCAAAAGTGCCACCACTTCCTGCACCGGCTACAAAGGCTGCCAGCGGTTTATTAGCAAGGTCAGCTAAAATCTCTGGGCCCAAGGTGTGTTGATAAACATCGGGATTCGCTGGATTCTGAAATTGTAAAGGCACGTAAGCATCCCCTATTTCAGCAGCTAATTCTTTTGCAGCCGCAATTGCTCCTTTGATCCCTTCTTCACTCGGAGTATTAATCACTTCGGCTCCCAACGCACGCATTAATGTTTGCTTTTCAAAACTAAACTTTTCCGGTACCACTAATTTAACTGATAAATGGTATTTTAATGCTGCTAAAGCGACGCCGATTCCAGTGTTTCCGGCAGTTGGCTCGATGATTGTCGTTGTATCTGTTATTTTTCCTTCTTCCATTCCTCGCTGGATTAATGCCATCCCCAAACGATCCTTAATGCTGCCACCAGGGTTAAACATTTCGAGCTTAGCATAGATATTAACGTCATTTGGAGTCTTCATCGGCAAATGCATCAAAGGGGTGTGACCAATCAAATCATAAGTATTTTCAACTAACATAATAGTTCCTTCTTCCTCAGAAAAGTAAGTGGGAATTAACCTCCTCGACAAGGCGGTGGGCTAAGGATAGAACGGTGATTAGCACGGCACGGGCTGATTATCGTTCAAACTTAGCCTCGAGCCTTGTGGTTAATTTCCACGATATCGTAACAATATACCTATAAAAAACGAGGCTGTTGAAAAAACAAAAGTTTTTTCTCAGCCTCGCCTTATGTGTTATCAACTTGATAGTAATTCAATTAAAAATGAGTATACCAAAAAGTGAGTCGCATAAGACGCGATTCACAACAACAAATATTTGCGTTAACAAAATAATTGTTTTCCATTGGTAATTTCCTCGTATTTCAAATTACAGTAATAATAACTAGTTAAAAGTAAGTTGTCAAAAAAATTTATATGGACAGGTGTAAAATAAAAAAGAATTATTTTATAAAGCAGGAGTGATACCTATGAAAAAGAATGGACTACTATTAGGGTCCGTCTGAAAACTACTTAAGTAAGATGCAAATTGAGGCAATGTAAACCGTAGCCAGATAAACATGAGCGAGCTTATCATAACGCGTTGCAATCCTACGAAAGTTCTTCAACTGATTGAAGAAGTTCTCAATCAAATGGCGCTCACAATAAACGTGGTAATCACAGGTCCACTTGTCTTTGGTATTTTCCTTTGGCGGAATGGTATAGACGGCTGCTTTATCTTTAATATACTGGCGAAGTTTCGCGGTGCCATAGGCTTTATCCGCGATAATATTTGATTGAGAAATATCGAAGCCTTCCAGCAACTCACTGGCAACTTGGCTATCATGTACTTGACCACCTGTTAGGCGAAAACCCAAGGGATTCCCTAATCCGTCAACGAGTGCGTGAATCTTGGTTGTTCGGCCACCTCGACTTAGTCCAATAGCTTGATTTTCGACCATACATTCGGCGTTTTTTTTGCCCCAGTGGCCTTTTGATGCGCTCGAACGATCGTTGAATCTAAGCTCAAGTTTTCCATGTCGGGATCGTCAATCAATTTGAGAAAAACCTGTTCGAACAAGTTTGAACTTACCCAGGCTCGGAAGCGACTATACACCGTTTTCCAAGAGCCATAGCGTTCAGGTAGATCACGCCAAGGAGCCCCGCTGCGCATGAGCCAGAGGATAGCGTTGAGGGCGGTACGGTTGTCTAGGCTTGATGGACGGCCAGTCCGGTATGGCGGGAAGTATCCTTTGATTCGGTCCCACTGAGCATCTTCCAGTTCGTATCGTTTAGGTGTTGTCATCGGAATGCCTCGATTCGTTTTTCCTCAGATTATACCTGAATTTTTAGTTTTCAGACAGTCTCTAGTCAATCTCGGTTCACCCGATACGCCAACAACTCCCGACGTTAAACGTTATTTGAAAGAATTTCTGAGCGATCGGAATGTTATTGAAATGCCCCCAGCATTATGGCAGCCACTCCTTCGTGGGATTATTCTTCCAACTCGGTCATGGCGATCAGCGACTTTTTATCGTAATTGCTGGACAAAAGATGGGTCTCCATTGATTGTCTACACAGAACGGTTGGTTGCTAGGGTCCAAGAATTGATGCCGGAGTGGGTTGTCAAAATGGAAATGACCTATGGCAAGCCTAAAATTAGCGACACAATTACCGAAATGAAAAAGGAATGTCAAAATATTACAGTTTTGCCGCTCTTCCCTTTTTTCACTAAAAGTACAACTCAAACGGTTATTGACAAGGTAAAGGATGCTGATCCAGAAGCGAAAATAATTGATTGTTTCTCGGCCGAAGAAGATTATTTAGACTTATTGGCTAAGCAAATCCAAACGGCATGGGATAGAGGAAAATATGACAAATTACTCATTTCGTATCATGGAATTCCGACTGCCATGTTTCATCACGATGATCCTTATCGCGATGAAACAGAAGCGGCCACCGCGGAACTGATTAAACGCCTTGATATTCCTGAAAAGCAAATTAAGATGGCTTACCAATCTAAGTTTGGCCCAATGCCGTGGTTAAAACCTTACCTCCGGAATACGTTGCTTAATGAGGCACAACTCGGGCATCGTGATGTGTTAGTTGTTGCCCCATCATTTGTGGCGGACTGTTTAGAAACATTAGAAGAAGATCAAGTGCAGAACTATCAGGTCTTTCGTGAAAATGGCGGAAATAACCTTGTGATGGTGCCGTCACTCAATGACTCACCAGAATTTGCCCAGTTTATTACTGATCTTGTGCAACGAAAGGGATAAAAATGGAACGGAAAAGTTTAGACGAAATCAATGGGAGTGTTGATGTTCCAAATGTCTATCAAAGTGCATTTTGGCAAAAGTTTCTTGCCTATAGTGGGCCAGGTGCTTTAGTCGCCGTTGGTTATATGGACCCAGGGAACTGGTTAACATCCCTTGCTGGTGGTAGTCAATACCGCTACCAACTATTAGTGGTTCTTTTTACTGCTATTCTTATCGCTATGTATATGCAATCTTTATCAATCAAACTCGGCGTTACCACCCGAACCGACCTCGCCCAAGCAATTGCGCGGCGTTTACCTACTCCCCTGCGGATTGCCCTATGGTTATTTAATGAAATAGCGATGATGGCAACGGACTTAACTGGAGTAGCAGGAACTGCTGTCGCCTTAAACATGTTATTCAAACTACCATTACTTATCGGGGTGCTGTTAACAATCGCGGACGTGCTAGTTGTCTTATTTTTCCTTCATTTCGGGATACGCCGAATTGAATTTATCGTTTTAACTGCTATTCTGGTTGTCGGCGCCATTTTTGCGATTGAAGTATGTCGGGCCCACCCTGAATTTTCCGCGATCATGGATGGTTTTGTTCCCCGTTCATCAATTTTTACTAATCACAGTGAGCTGCTAATTAGTTTAGGGATTGTCGGGGCCACAATTATGCCCCATAATATTTATCTTCATTCCTCCCTAGCACAAAGTCGACGATACGATGAACATGATCCAAAGCAAGTCAAAGAAACGCCCCGTTTTGCTAATTGGGATTAATTAATTCACCTTTTTGCGGCCTTCATCGTCAACGCCCTTCTGCTTATCCTTGGCGGAACCCTCTTCTTTCATGCGGCAAGTCTCGGTAGTCTCGAGGACGTCTTTTTCGGACTAAAGAATCCTCAGATCGTTGGTAGCCTCGCTAGTCCATTAATGAGTTGGCTCTTTGCCTTCGCTTTACTGGTAACTGGTTTAATTTCTTCAATCACTAGTACCTTGGCCGGTCAAATTGTCATGGAAGGATTTATCAATATTCGCCTTCCACTCTGGAAACGGCGCCTCCTTACTCGAGCTGTAACCCTTGTGCCAATCCTAATTATCGGCTTCATGATTAATTTCAACGAAGAGCAATTTGAGCAACTCATCATTTATGCGCAAATCGTCCTTAGTATTGCCCTACCATTTATGCTCTATCCCCTTGTTGCTTTGACGGGCAATAAGAAAATGATGGGACCACACGTTAATTCATCCTGACAAACCGTCCTTGGATATGTTTTGGCTAGTTTGGTCACGGGGTTGAACTTGCTGGTGCTGGTATAACTTTTGTTTATCATTATAAACCCAATAGATAGATACCTTTATTTTCAGTTATCAGTGTTTAAAAAACTAATCAAATATTGTAAGATAATAATAAATTTTGTTGTAATCGTTGATGCAATAAAAGGCTGGGCACTATTTACTTTTGGGAGAGTAATTTGATATTAAAAAATTTTTATCTTTGGTGTGACGCTTTTATCAATCTCATTTTACAACTGAATATCGAGTAGGAGATAATTGATTAGTTCAATTATCGACCTCTCACACCACCGTACGTACGGTTCCGTATACGGCGGTTCGACAACTTAATCACATTGAATTGACTGGAGCGTCTTGGACATATTCATAAGTCCGAGTTGTTCCAGTTTTCTATTAGTTAGAGAATAGCTCAAGGTCTTACTATGTGCAGTTCGCCAGTAGCCCTTTCGGGTACTAGCGAAGACATATGCATCATGCTGGGACAGCCCCAACTTCTGTAAGTTAGTTACCTTAGTTTTAAACTTTTTCCATTGCTTCC
This region includes:
- a CDS encoding cysteine synthase family protein encodes the protein MLVENTYDLIGHTPLMHLPMKTPNDVNIYAKLEMFNPGGSIKDRLGMALIQRGMEEGKITDTTTIIEPTAGNTGIGVALAALKYHLSVKLVVPEKFSFEKQTLMRALGAEVINTPSEEGIKGAIAAAKELAAEIGDAYVPLQFQNPANPDVYQHTLGPEILADLANKPLAAFVAGAGSGGTFAGIQKALQDAYPELKGYIVEPAGSILNGGLAHSHRTEGIGVEFIPPFFKDLDYTGVKTISDDDAFYYVRWVAKNLGLFIGSSSGAALAASLEVAKELPHGANLVTVFPDSSERYLSEHIYEE
- a CDS encoding IS5-like element ISLpl3 family transposase (programmed frameshift), whose amino-acid sequence is MTTPKRYELEDAQWDRIKGYFPPYRTGRPSSLDNRTALNAILWLMRSGAPWRDLPERYGSWKTVYSRFRAWVSSNLFEQVFLKLIDDPDMENLSLDSTIVRAHQKATGGKKNAECMVENQAIGLSRGGRTTKIHALVDGLGNPLGFRLTGGQVHDSQVASELLEGFDISQSNIIADKAYGTAKLRQYIKDKAAVYTIPPKENTKDKWTCDYHVYCERHLIENFFNQLKNFRRIATRYDKLAHVYLATVYIASICILLK
- a CDS encoding putative sulfate exporter family transporter, translated to MSIMKTRSFWIAAIMTLICSVAGVLLAKLPYVNLIGPLVIALLLGIAMQLTPASLRNEAQGGIGFISNKFLRLGIILLGFRLNLERLAAAGVKTILVAAIGVTGTIVLTYWLSRKFGAEDELAILSACGCGICGAAAVMGVSPQIETDNEERKRENEVLAVAVVCVMGTVFTLVEIGIKPLLGLTDPQFGIVAGGSLHEIAHAVAAGGAFGEASLDNALIMKLSRVLLLAPVALIVGYWYQHRLVVESEEEHTKEPKKLPIPWFLGGFILTSVLGTFLPFSPVFLDALVQAAYIFLGMAMAALGVSVNFKVIFKRGGAVFGAAAISSTCLLVFMIIMSKIFF
- a CDS encoding flavodoxin family protein; translation: MMKIVVLTGSPHHPGTSEQLADAFVKGATEAGNEVYRFDAGRQTDEFSMIKLEDNYPGQEVAIEPNDIITNEVMPKLLAADMVVLVSSLYYYGINAALKAVIDRFYNYNHELHGGKKAITLVSGYGQEDAFASLDLYFKQLLEYMRWDKVGEVLAADSWNNQKLAKHVEEAYQLGKTVK
- the hemH gene encoding ferrochelatase, with product MPRFVFPQIIPEFLVFRQSLVNLGSPDTPTTPDVKRYLKEFLSDRNVIEMPPALWQPLLRGIILPTRSWRSATFYRNCWTKDGSPLIVYTERLVARVQELMPEWVVKMEMTYGKPKISDTITEMKKECQNITVLPLFPFFTKSTTQTVIDKVKDADPEAKIIDCFSAEEDYLDLLAKQIQTAWDRGKYDKLLISYHGIPTAMFHHDDPYRDETEAATAELIKRLDIPEKQIKMAYQSKFGPMPWLKPYLRNTLLNEAQLGHRDVLVVAPSFVADCLETLEEDQVQNYQVFRENGGNNLVMVPSLNDSPEFAQFITDLVQRKG